In the genome of Pangasianodon hypophthalmus isolate fPanHyp1 chromosome 23, fPanHyp1.pri, whole genome shotgun sequence, one region contains:
- the yrk gene encoding tyrosine-protein kinase Fgr isoform X2, producing the protein MGCACCKQRKASKVSTVSYGDTCDAGCGAQVTDSSRYIPDPTHNSGAGLIPNFNDFPSTISSSSAFPASSFPSNPSQPRSTAITGGGVTLFIALYEYDARTEDDLSFQKGEKFHIINNTEGDWWEARSLDTGKSGYIPSNYVAPVDSIQAEEWYFGKMGRKDAERQLLGQNNPRGTFLIRESETTKGAYSLSIRDWDEAKGDHVKHYKIRKLDNGGYYITTRSQFETVQQLVQHYSGNHDGLCYYLTTPCPNSTPQTLGLGKDAWEIPRDTLQLKRKLGQGCFGDVWMGMWNGTTKVAVKTLKPGTMSPEAFLDEAQIMKRLRHDKLVQLYAVVSEEPIYIITEFMSQGSLLDFLKDGEGRNLKLPQLVDMAAQIAAGMAYIERMNYIHRDLRAANILVGDSLVCKIADFGLARLIEDNEYTARQGAKFPIKWTAPEAALYGKFTIKSDVWSFGILLTELITKGRVPYPGMNNREVLEQVERGYRMPCPQGCPASLHDLMLQCWRKDPDERHTFEYLQGFLEDYFTATEPQYQPGEDL; encoded by the exons ATGGGCTGTGCTTGCTGTAAGCAGAGGAAGGCCTCCAAAGTGTCCACTGTGTCGTATGGTGACACATGTGACGCAGGATGTGGGGCTCAGGTGACGGACAGCTCGCGTTACATTCCAGACCCCACCCACAACTCAGGGGCCGGTCTCATCCCAAACTTCAATGATTTCCCTAGCACAATATCTAGCTCCAGCGCTTTTCCAGCATCCAGCTTCCCCTCCAACCCTAGCCAACCACGGTCTACTGCCATCACAG GAGGAGGGGTGACACTGTTTATAGCGCTGTATGAGTATGATGCCCGGACAGAAGATGACCTGAGTTTCCAGAAGGGAGAAAAGTTCCACATTATCAATAACAC CGAAGGTGATTGGTGGGAAGCACGCTCTCTGGACACAGGGAAATCTGGATACATTCCCAGTAACTATGTGGCCCCTGTGGATTCCATACAGGCTGAGGA gTGGTATTTTGGAAAGATGGGCCGTAAGGATGCAGAACGGCAACTCTTGGGCCAGAACAACCCAAGAGGGACCTTCTTaataagagagagtgagactaCTAAAG GAGCATACTCTCTGTCTATCAGAGACTGGGATGAGGCAAAGGGCGACCATGTAAAGCATTATAAAATCAGGAAGCTTGATAATGGGGGATATTACATCACAACCCGAAGCCAGTTTGAAACTGTTCAGCAACTGGTGCAACATTATTCAG GTAATCATGATGGTTTATGTTACTACTTGACCACTCCATGTCCAAATTCCACACCCCAGACCCTCGGTTTGGGCAAAGATGCCTGGGAGATACCCCGGGACACCCTGCAGCTCAAGAGGAAGTTGGGTCAGGGTTGCTTTGGTGACGTCTGGATGG GGATGTGGAATGGCACTACTAAAGTGGCAGTGAAGACTCTGAAGCCAGGCACCATGTCTCCAGAGGCCTTCCTAGATGAGGCCCAGATCATGAAGCGACTCCGCCATGATAAACTGGTGCAGCTGTATGCTGTGGTGTCAGAAGAACCAATCTACATCATCACAGAGTTCATGAGTCAAG gAAGCCTGTTAGACTTCCTCAAAGATGGAGAAGGCAGAAATCTGAAGCTGCCTCAACTTGTGGACATGGCTGCACAG ATTGCAGCTGGGATGGCGTACATTGAGAGGATGAACTACATCCACAGAGACCTGAGAGCTGCCAACATCCTGGTGGGAGATAGCTTGGTCTGTAAGATTGCCGACTTTGGGTTGGCCAGACTCATCGAAGACAATGAATACACCGCCAGACAAG GAGCAAAATTTCCGATAAAGTGGACTGCCCCAGAGGCAGCACTCTACGGCAAATTTACCATTAAATCAGATGTGTGGTCATTTGGCATCCTACTGACTGAACTCATTACAAAGGGCAGAGTGCCATACCCAG GGATGAATAACAGGGAGGTCCTGGAGCAAGTGGAACGCGGTTATCGTATGCCATGTCCACAGGGCTGTCCAGCCTCTCTGCACGATTTAATGCTGCAGTGTTGGAGGAAGGACCCAGACGAGCGCCACACCTTCGAGTACCTGCAGGGCTTCCTGGAGGACTACTTCACTGCCACTGAACCACAGTACCAGCCGGGAGAGGACCTGTGA
- the yrk gene encoding tyrosine-protein kinase Fgr isoform X1 has protein sequence MGCACCKQRKASKVSTVSYGDTCDAGCGAQVTDSSRYIPDPTHNSGAGLIPNFNDFPSTISSSSAFPASSFPSNPSQPRSTAITGGGVTLFIALYEYDARTEDDLSFQKGEKFHIINNTEGDWWEARSLDTGKSGYIPSNYVAPVDSIQAEEWYFGKMGRKDAERQLLGQNNPRGTFLIRESETTKGAYSLSIRDWDEAKGDHVKHYKIRKLDNGGYYITTRSQFETVQQLVQHYSDRAAGLCCRLMGSCRRGMPKLADLSVKTKDVWEIPRESLQLIKKLGNGQFGEVWMGMWNGTTKVAVKTLKPGTMSPEAFLDEAQIMKRLRHDKLVQLYAVVSEEPIYIITEFMSQGSLLDFLKDGEGRNLKLPQLVDMAAQIAAGMAYIERMNYIHRDLRAANILVGDSLVCKIADFGLARLIEDNEYTARQGAKFPIKWTAPEAALYGKFTIKSDVWSFGILLTELITKGRVPYPGMNNREVLEQVERGYRMPCPQGCPASLHDLMLQCWRKDPDERHTFEYLQGFLEDYFTATEPQYQPGEDL, from the exons ATGGGCTGTGCTTGCTGTAAGCAGAGGAAGGCCTCCAAAGTGTCCACTGTGTCGTATGGTGACACATGTGACGCAGGATGTGGGGCTCAGGTGACGGACAGCTCGCGTTACATTCCAGACCCCACCCACAACTCAGGGGCCGGTCTCATCCCAAACTTCAATGATTTCCCTAGCACAATATCTAGCTCCAGCGCTTTTCCAGCATCCAGCTTCCCCTCCAACCCTAGCCAACCACGGTCTACTGCCATCACAG GAGGAGGGGTGACACTGTTTATAGCGCTGTATGAGTATGATGCCCGGACAGAAGATGACCTGAGTTTCCAGAAGGGAGAAAAGTTCCACATTATCAATAACAC CGAAGGTGATTGGTGGGAAGCACGCTCTCTGGACACAGGGAAATCTGGATACATTCCCAGTAACTATGTGGCCCCTGTGGATTCCATACAGGCTGAGGA gTGGTATTTTGGAAAGATGGGCCGTAAGGATGCAGAACGGCAACTCTTGGGCCAGAACAACCCAAGAGGGACCTTCTTaataagagagagtgagactaCTAAAG GAGCATACTCTCTGTCTATCAGAGACTGGGATGAGGCAAAGGGCGACCATGTAAAGCATTATAAAATCAGGAAGCTTGATAATGGGGGATATTACATCACAACCCGAAGCCAGTTTGAAACTGTTCAGCAACTGGTGCAACATTATTCAG ATCGTGCAGCAGGGCTTTGCTGCCGTTTGATGGGCAGCTGTAGGCGGGGTATGCCTAAACTAGCTGACCTGTCAGTGAAGACTAAGGATGTTTGGGAGATACCAAGGGAGTCACTTCAGCTAATTAAGAAACTGGGCAACGGGCAATTTGGTGAAGTGTGGATGG GGATGTGGAATGGCACTACTAAAGTGGCAGTGAAGACTCTGAAGCCAGGCACCATGTCTCCAGAGGCCTTCCTAGATGAGGCCCAGATCATGAAGCGACTCCGCCATGATAAACTGGTGCAGCTGTATGCTGTGGTGTCAGAAGAACCAATCTACATCATCACAGAGTTCATGAGTCAAG gAAGCCTGTTAGACTTCCTCAAAGATGGAGAAGGCAGAAATCTGAAGCTGCCTCAACTTGTGGACATGGCTGCACAG ATTGCAGCTGGGATGGCGTACATTGAGAGGATGAACTACATCCACAGAGACCTGAGAGCTGCCAACATCCTGGTGGGAGATAGCTTGGTCTGTAAGATTGCCGACTTTGGGTTGGCCAGACTCATCGAAGACAATGAATACACCGCCAGACAAG GAGCAAAATTTCCGATAAAGTGGACTGCCCCAGAGGCAGCACTCTACGGCAAATTTACCATTAAATCAGATGTGTGGTCATTTGGCATCCTACTGACTGAACTCATTACAAAGGGCAGAGTGCCATACCCAG GGATGAATAACAGGGAGGTCCTGGAGCAAGTGGAACGCGGTTATCGTATGCCATGTCCACAGGGCTGTCCAGCCTCTCTGCACGATTTAATGCTGCAGTGTTGGAGGAAGGACCCAGACGAGCGCCACACCTTCGAGTACCTGCAGGGCTTCCTGGAGGACTACTTCACTGCCACTGAACCACAGTACCAGCCGGGAGAGGACCTGTGA